Proteins encoded within one genomic window of Amycolatopsis nigrescens CSC17Ta-90:
- a CDS encoding bifunctional phosphatase PAP2/diacylglycerol kinase family protein: MISRLTRPLHQVGQTDRTLVRRSAALPRTRADQVLMTLSRSANKGRLWWVVAALLASKKGPTRRGALRGVAAIAGASTSSNLVGKPLFPRRRPAAEEVPEHRRLSKRPTSSSFPSGHSASAAAFVTAVAMESPLVGLAVAPLAAAVAYSRVHTGVHWPSDVGAGVAIGVGAAALTQHWWPLHPDVPAYTRHEAEAPVMRDGEDMLALVNPGSGVESADPTEDVRYAWPKATLIYPDPSMDIRTQLEQEIKARSGSVRALGVAGGDGTVAAVASVAAEQGLPLALIPAGTLNHFARDVGVRSMADADEATENGSAVGIDLGEVEIGEGADTVRRWFVNTASLGGYPEMVRLREKLQQRLPKWPAMAIALARSLRRARPLEVMLNGHRASVWLIFLGNGAYASKGFGPSRRPAMDTGMLDVRYLRADLPYSRARFVLAMLTNTLETSHVYRQYDTAELEVRLLDGNRRVATDGEVGPLGNTFRFRSRPSALTIYRNRDQLDA, translated from the coding sequence GTGATTTCCCGGCTCACCCGCCCCCTGCACCAGGTCGGGCAGACCGACCGCACGCTGGTCCGGCGCAGTGCGGCGCTGCCGCGTACCCGCGCCGACCAGGTGCTGATGACGCTGAGCAGGTCGGCCAACAAGGGCAGGCTCTGGTGGGTGGTGGCCGCGCTGCTGGCGAGCAAGAAGGGGCCGACCCGGCGTGGCGCGCTGCGCGGGGTCGCGGCCATCGCCGGCGCCAGTACCAGCTCGAACCTGGTCGGCAAGCCGCTGTTCCCGCGCCGCCGGCCGGCCGCCGAGGAGGTGCCCGAGCACCGGAGGTTGTCCAAGCGCCCCACCTCCTCGTCCTTCCCGTCCGGGCATTCGGCCTCCGCCGCCGCCTTCGTCACGGCGGTGGCCATGGAGTCCCCGCTGGTCGGCCTCGCGGTGGCCCCGCTGGCCGCCGCGGTCGCCTACTCGCGGGTGCACACCGGCGTGCACTGGCCGAGCGACGTGGGCGCCGGTGTGGCGATCGGCGTCGGCGCGGCCGCGCTCACCCAGCACTGGTGGCCGCTGCATCCGGACGTGCCCGCCTACACCCGGCACGAGGCCGAGGCGCCGGTGATGCGCGACGGCGAGGACATGCTCGCGCTGGTCAACCCCGGCTCGGGCGTGGAGAGCGCGGACCCGACCGAGGACGTGCGCTACGCCTGGCCGAAGGCGACCCTGATCTACCCGGATCCCAGCATGGACATCCGCACCCAGCTGGAGCAGGAGATCAAGGCCCGGAGCGGGTCGGTCCGGGCGCTCGGGGTGGCCGGCGGCGACGGCACGGTCGCCGCGGTGGCTTCGGTGGCCGCCGAGCAGGGCCTGCCGCTGGCGCTAATCCCGGCCGGCACCCTGAACCACTTCGCCCGCGACGTCGGCGTCCGGTCCATGGCGGACGCCGACGAGGCCACCGAGAACGGCAGCGCCGTCGGCATCGACCTCGGCGAGGTCGAGATCGGCGAGGGAGCGGACACCGTGCGCCGCTGGTTCGTGAACACGGCCAGCCTCGGCGGCTATCCGGAGATGGTGCGGCTGCGCGAGAAGCTGCAGCAGCGGCTGCCCAAATGGCCAGCGATGGCGATCGCGCTGGCCCGCTCGCTGCGCCGGGCGCGCCCGCTCGAGGTGATGCTCAACGGGCATCGCGCCTCGGTCTGGCTGATCTTCCTCGGCAACGGCGCCTACGCCTCCAAGGGGTTCGGCCCGTCGCGGCGCCCGGCCATGGACACCGGCATGCTCGACGTGCGGTACCTCCGCGCGGACCTGCCGTACTCCAGGGCCAGGTTCGTGCTGGCGATGCTCACCAACACACTGGAGACCAGCCACGTCTACCGGCAGTACGACACCGCCGAGCTCGAGGTGCGGCTGCTGGACGGAAACCGGCGGGTGGCCACCGACGGCGAAGTCGGCCCGCTCGGCAACACCTTCCGCTTCCGCTCCCGCCCCAGCGCCCTCACCATCTACCGCAACCGCGACCAGCTCGACGCCTGA
- a CDS encoding TetR/AcrR family transcriptional regulator, with amino-acid sequence MSPSERADAARNRRAILAAADELFSRHGVHHVSMNDIATAAGVGKATLFRRFTDRTGLVQALLEPRGTELRDAIRTGPPPLGPGGTPAERLESFVEALFDFVWQNRPLIRALENLRPDAYYTNDVSRIWIDHLTACVAAAAPGRDAEYLAHALLTGLRADIIEYLVHNRGMTRQRVLDGVLDLTRSSIA; translated from the coding sequence GTGTCACCATCCGAACGCGCGGACGCCGCGCGCAACCGCCGCGCGATCCTGGCCGCCGCCGACGAGCTCTTCAGCCGGCACGGCGTGCACCACGTGTCCATGAACGACATCGCCACGGCCGCCGGCGTCGGCAAGGCCACCCTGTTCCGCCGGTTCACCGACCGCACCGGACTGGTGCAGGCACTGCTCGAACCCCGCGGCACCGAGCTACGCGACGCGATACGGACCGGACCGCCGCCGCTGGGACCCGGCGGCACCCCGGCCGAACGCCTGGAAAGCTTCGTCGAGGCGCTCTTCGACTTCGTCTGGCAGAACCGGCCACTGATCAGGGCACTGGAGAACCTGCGCCCGGACGCCTACTACACCAACGACGTCAGCCGGATCTGGATCGACCACCTGACCGCATGCGTGGCGGCGGCCGCCCCCGGCCGGGACGCCGAATACCTCGCGCACGCGCTGCTCACCGGCCTGCGCGCGGACATCATCGAGTACCTCGTGCACAACCGGGGAATGACCAGGCAACGCGTCCTCGACGGCGTGCTGGACCTGACCAGATCCAGCATCGCCTGA
- the prcA gene encoding proteasome subunit alpha, producing MTMPLYASPEQLMRERSELARKGIARGRSVVALKYRGGVLFVAENPSTTLHKVSEIYDRIGFAAVGRYSEFETLRVAGIRHADMKGYQYDRRDVSARALANAYASTLGSIFTEQLKPYEVEICVAEVGTSAEEDQLYRLTYDGSIGDEPRFVVMGGQADTINTKLKETYEADLELGAGVAIAVGALRATSTGGAANGSNGGEPIKLEVAVLERDRPRRAFRRITGAALEALLPAPEPAAEDDKKDDKGDESKD from the coding sequence GTGACGATGCCGCTGTATGCCTCTCCCGAACAGTTGATGCGGGAGCGTTCCGAGCTCGCCCGCAAGGGCATCGCGCGGGGTCGCAGCGTGGTCGCGCTGAAGTACCGCGGCGGGGTGCTGTTCGTGGCCGAGAACCCGTCCACCACGCTGCACAAGGTCTCCGAGATCTATGACCGGATCGGCTTCGCCGCGGTCGGCAGGTACAGCGAGTTCGAGACGCTCCGGGTCGCCGGTATCCGGCACGCGGACATGAAGGGCTACCAGTACGACCGCCGGGATGTCAGCGCCCGCGCGCTGGCCAACGCGTACGCGTCGACGCTGGGCAGCATCTTCACCGAGCAGCTCAAGCCGTACGAGGTGGAGATCTGCGTCGCCGAGGTCGGTACCAGCGCGGAAGAGGACCAGCTGTACCGGCTGACCTATGACGGGTCGATCGGGGACGAGCCGCGGTTCGTGGTGATGGGTGGCCAGGCGGACACCATCAACACCAAGCTCAAGGAGACCTACGAAGCCGATCTCGAGCTGGGCGCGGGGGTGGCGATCGCGGTGGGTGCGCTGCGCGCGACCTCGACCGGTGGCGCGGCGAACGGCAGCAACGGCGGCGAGCCGATCAAGCTCGAGGTCGCGGTGCTGGAGCGGGACCGGCCTCGCCGGGCGTTCCGGCGGATCACCGGTGCGGCACTGGAGGCTTTGCTGCCCGCTCCCGAGCCCGCGGCCGAAGACGACAAGAAGGACGACAAGGGCGACGAGTCCAAGGACTGA
- the prcB gene encoding proteasome subunit beta: protein MENTTGRLGPALPAAYLAAGTSSFSEFVRAQAPELLPSRRDPAAPQAGSRAVPEVPHGTTIVAMTFNGGVLLAGDRRGTAGNMIAIRDMVKVYVTDEYSAVGIAGSVGPALEMVRLYAVELAHYEKLEGVSLSLDGKTNKLSAMVKGNLDAAMAGLAALPLFVGYDVHAADPREAGRIVSFDVVGGRFEEKDYHSIGSGSLFAKSALKKLYDPDADADGAIRCAVEALYDAADDDTATGGPDLVRRIFPTVVTITAEHGAQELPDERAAEVAEAVVRDRSEQAHRRG, encoded by the coding sequence ATGGAAAACACCACGGGCCGGCTGGGTCCCGCGCTGCCCGCCGCCTACCTGGCGGCTGGGACGTCCTCATTCTCGGAGTTCGTTCGTGCGCAGGCACCGGAACTGCTCCCTTCACGCCGTGATCCCGCCGCACCGCAGGCGGGGTCGCGAGCGGTGCCGGAAGTGCCGCACGGCACCACGATCGTCGCGATGACCTTCAACGGCGGTGTGCTCCTCGCGGGCGACCGCCGGGGCACCGCCGGGAACATGATCGCGATCCGCGACATGGTGAAGGTGTACGTCACCGACGAATACTCGGCGGTGGGCATCGCCGGCAGTGTCGGGCCGGCGCTGGAGATGGTGCGTCTCTACGCCGTCGAGCTGGCGCACTACGAGAAGCTCGAGGGCGTTTCGCTCTCCCTGGACGGTAAGACGAACAAGCTTTCCGCCATGGTGAAGGGCAATCTGGACGCGGCGATGGCAGGGCTCGCCGCGTTGCCGCTGTTCGTCGGGTACGACGTGCACGCCGCGGACCCGCGCGAGGCGGGCCGGATCGTGTCCTTCGACGTGGTCGGGGGGCGGTTCGAGGAGAAGGACTACCACTCCATCGGCTCCGGTTCGCTGTTCGCCAAGTCCGCGCTGAAGAAGCTGTACGACCCCGATGCGGACGCGGACGGGGCGATTCGCTGCGCGGTGGAGGCCCTGTACGACGCGGCCGACGACGACACCGCCACCGGTGGTCCCGATCTGGTCCGGCGGATCTTCCCCACCGTGGTGACCATCACCGCGGAGCACGGGGCGCAGGAGCTGCCCGACGAGCGGGCGGCTGAGGTCGCCGAAGCCGTCGTGCGCGACCGCTCCGAGCAGGCGCATCGGCGAGGTTGA
- a CDS encoding ubiquitin-like protein Pup, with protein sequence MAQEKIEKHGGGDSEDEFEEGGAAGQERREKLGEDVDTILDEIDDVLEENAEDFVRAYVQKGGQ encoded by the coding sequence ATGGCTCAGGAAAAGATCGAGAAGCATGGCGGCGGCGACTCCGAGGACGAGTTCGAGGAAGGCGGCGCCGCCGGTCAGGAACGCCGCGAGAAGCTCGGCGAGGACGTGGATACGATCTTGGACGAGATCGACGACGTGCTCGAAGAGAACGCGGAGGACTTCGTCCGTGCCTACGTGCAGAAGGGCGGCCAGTAG
- the dop gene encoding depupylase/deamidase Dop: MRRIMGTEVEYGIAVPGDATANPVLTSTQVVLAYAAAADIPRARRARWDYEVESPLRDARGFDLAGPGGPGHDPDVEDLGAANVILTNGARLYVDHAHPEYSAPEVTNARDAVIWDKAGERVMEEAALKAATVPGQPALQLYKNNVDGKGASYGTHENYLMARSTPFTAVIAGLTPFFVSRQVMTGSGRVGLGPQGEDAGFQLSQRSDYIEVEVGLETTLKRGIINTRDEPHADADKYRRLHVIIGDANLAEYSTYLKLGSTALVLDMIEAGMRFDDLKLDEPVRAVHQISHDPTLKVKVALANGRKYTGLDLQFAYHELAAEHLERVGADESSKEVLRVWGEILDALARDPAECADRLDWPAKLRLLEGYRARDQLGWAAPRLHLVDLQYSDVRLDKGLYNRLVTRGSMKRLVTEDEVRAAITTPPSDTRAYFRGRTLEKYAASIAAASWDSVIFDVGRESLVRIPTLEPLRGTKAHVGKLLDDSATAEELVEALTGSD; encoded by the coding sequence ATGCGGCGGATCATGGGAACCGAGGTCGAGTACGGCATCGCGGTGCCGGGCGACGCGACCGCGAACCCGGTGCTCACCTCGACACAGGTAGTACTGGCGTACGCGGCGGCGGCCGACATCCCGAGGGCGCGCCGGGCGCGCTGGGACTACGAAGTGGAGTCCCCGCTGCGCGACGCGCGCGGGTTCGACCTGGCCGGCCCCGGCGGGCCGGGACACGATCCGGACGTGGAGGACCTCGGCGCGGCGAACGTCATCCTGACCAACGGCGCGCGGCTGTACGTGGACCACGCGCACCCGGAGTACTCGGCGCCGGAGGTTACCAACGCGCGGGACGCGGTGATCTGGGACAAAGCGGGGGAGCGGGTGATGGAGGAGGCCGCGCTCAAGGCCGCCACCGTGCCCGGCCAGCCGGCCCTGCAGCTGTACAAGAACAATGTGGACGGCAAGGGCGCCAGCTACGGCACCCACGAGAACTATCTGATGGCCAGGTCCACCCCGTTCACCGCGGTGATCGCCGGGCTCACCCCGTTCTTCGTGTCCCGCCAGGTGATGACCGGCTCCGGGCGGGTCGGCCTCGGGCCGCAGGGCGAGGACGCCGGTTTCCAGCTGTCCCAGCGCTCGGACTACATCGAGGTCGAGGTCGGCCTGGAGACCACGCTCAAGCGCGGCATCATCAACACCCGCGACGAGCCGCACGCGGACGCGGACAAGTACCGCCGGCTGCACGTGATCATCGGTGACGCGAACCTCGCCGAGTACTCCACCTACCTCAAGCTCGGCAGTACCGCGCTGGTGCTCGACATGATCGAGGCCGGGATGCGGTTCGACGACCTGAAGCTGGACGAGCCGGTGCGCGCGGTGCACCAGATCAGCCACGACCCGACGCTGAAGGTCAAGGTGGCGCTGGCGAACGGGCGCAAGTACACCGGCCTTGACCTTCAGTTCGCCTACCACGAGCTGGCCGCGGAGCACCTGGAGCGGGTCGGCGCGGACGAGTCCTCCAAGGAGGTGCTGCGGGTCTGGGGCGAGATCCTGGATGCGCTGGCGCGTGACCCCGCGGAGTGCGCGGACCGGCTGGACTGGCCGGCGAAACTGCGGCTGCTCGAGGGCTACCGGGCCAGGGACCAGCTCGGCTGGGCGGCCCCGCGGCTGCACCTGGTGGACCTGCAGTACTCGGACGTGCGGCTGGATAAGGGCCTGTACAACCGGCTGGTGACCAGGGGCTCGATGAAGCGGCTGGTCACCGAGGACGAGGTGCGCGCGGCGATCACCACCCCGCCGTCGGACACCAGGGCCTACTTCCGCGGCCGCACGCTGGAGAAGTACGCGGCGTCGATCGCGGCCGCGTCCTGGGACTCGGTGATCTTCGATGTGGGCCGGGAGTCCCTGGTCCGGATCCCCACCTTGGAGCCGCTGCGGGGTACCAAGGCGCATGTGGGCAAGTTGCTGGACGACTCGGCGACGGCTGAGGAACTGGTAGAGGCGTTGACCGGTTCGGACTAG
- a CDS encoding NUDIX domain-containing protein — protein sequence MSAGDELVARYDAAGAVVGKATRAEVRAEGLWHAAGVVLVRSGDGERAYVHLRSPDKDIYPSAHDCWAGGVVAAGETPAECAARELAEELGIEGAVLRPLFIHVFDQPPVRCHNFAFEVRWDGPIVHQPEEIVSGAWMPMAELRRWADDPDSPLIPDGRLGILEWFRRFG from the coding sequence ATGTCAGCCGGAGACGAGCTCGTCGCCCGTTACGACGCGGCAGGCGCGGTGGTCGGCAAGGCCACCCGTGCCGAGGTCAGGGCCGAGGGCCTGTGGCACGCGGCCGGGGTGGTGCTGGTCCGATCGGGTGACGGCGAACGCGCCTACGTGCATCTGCGGTCGCCGGACAAGGACATCTACCCCAGCGCCCACGACTGCTGGGCCGGCGGCGTGGTGGCCGCCGGGGAGACCCCGGCCGAATGCGCCGCCAGGGAACTTGCCGAAGAGCTGGGCATCGAGGGAGCCGTCCTGCGGCCGCTGTTCATCCACGTGTTCGACCAGCCGCCGGTGCGTTGCCACAACTTCGCCTTCGAGGTGCGCTGGGACGGCCCGATCGTGCATCAGCCCGAAGAGATCGTGTCCGGGGCGTGGATGCCGATGGCCGAGCTGCGCCGCTGGGCGGACGACCCGGACAGTCCACTGATACCGGATGGCAGGCTGGGCATCCTGGAATGGTTCCGCCGGTTCGGTTAG
- a CDS encoding aldo/keto reductase, whose amino-acid sequence MARTRIGLGLAALGRPAYINLGRAEQLPAGRAVAAMRQATHAVLDDAYRAGVRWVDVARSYGYAEEFLAAWLADRGHRDLTVSSKWGYSYVGDWRLDAEVHEVKEHSLARFEQQWAESSELLGPKINFYQVHSLTLDSPLFGDERLIEALAALGDRGVRVGFSTSGPAQRDVVRRAFELSSGGRPVFTAVQSTWNLLEPSVGPALAEAHDAGAHVLVKETLANGRLAVEPPPVVAELAARLRTGPDAVAVAAVLDQPWADTVLVGPASADQLDRNLAADELVFGEEDRKALAGLAEPASSYWARRSSLRWQ is encoded by the coding sequence ATGGCGCGTACGCGGATCGGGCTCGGCTTGGCAGCACTGGGCAGGCCGGCCTACATCAACCTGGGCAGGGCCGAGCAGTTACCGGCGGGCCGTGCGGTGGCGGCGATGCGCCAGGCCACGCACGCGGTGCTGGACGATGCCTACCGGGCAGGTGTGCGCTGGGTCGACGTAGCGAGGTCCTACGGGTACGCGGAGGAGTTCCTGGCCGCCTGGTTGGCCGATCGCGGACATCGCGACCTGACGGTCTCCAGCAAGTGGGGGTACTCCTACGTCGGCGACTGGCGGCTGGACGCGGAGGTGCACGAGGTCAAGGAGCACTCGCTGGCCAGGTTCGAGCAGCAGTGGGCGGAAAGCAGCGAACTGCTCGGCCCGAAGATCAACTTCTACCAGGTGCACTCGCTGACCCTGGACAGCCCGCTGTTCGGCGACGAGCGGCTGATCGAGGCACTGGCCGCACTCGGCGACCGCGGGGTGCGCGTGGGTTTCTCCACTTCCGGGCCAGCGCAACGGGACGTGGTGCGGCGCGCCTTCGAGCTGAGCTCCGGTGGCAGGCCGGTGTTCACCGCGGTCCAGTCCACTTGGAACCTGCTGGAGCCCTCGGTGGGACCGGCGCTGGCGGAGGCCCACGACGCGGGCGCACATGTCCTGGTCAAGGAAACACTGGCGAACGGGCGGCTGGCGGTAGAGCCGCCGCCGGTGGTCGCCGAGCTGGCGGCCCGACTCCGGACCGGGCCGGACGCGGTGGCGGTGGCCGCGGTACTCGACCAGCCGTGGGCGGACACCGTCCTGGTCGGACCGGCCAGTGCGGACCAGTTGGACCGGAACCTGGCCGCGGACGAGCTGGTTTTCGGCGAGGAGGATCGGAAAGCGCTGGCCGGGCTCGCGGAACCGGCATCTTCCTACTGGGCACGGCGATCCTCGCTACGCTGGCAGTGA
- a CDS encoding glycoside hydrolase family 5 protein, producing MKWHGFGRMTGILASAIALTAGVVPAAAAPVAVTPVEANGKVAVCGVKLCNSAGKPIQLRGMSTHGLQWYSQCVTGGSLDALAGDWNADVVRLSMYIQEGGYETDPARFTAMVDKYIEDATARGMYAIVDWHMLDPGDPNYNLGRAKTFFTEIAKKHKDKTNVLYEIANEPSGVSWSKVQSYAEQIIPVIRAQDPDSVVLVGTRAWSSLGVSEGADEKEIVNNPVRAENIMYTFHFYAASHGSEYLDTLSRAADKLPMFVTEFGTQTSSGDGGNNFSRSQQYLDLMADKQISWSNWNFSDDDRSGAVFKPGSCEAGSWTGTAPLKEAGIWIRDRVRSADSW from the coding sequence ATGAAGTGGCATGGATTCGGCCGGATGACGGGGATTCTGGCTTCGGCCATAGCGCTGACCGCCGGCGTGGTGCCGGCCGCGGCGGCCCCGGTGGCGGTCACCCCTGTCGAGGCGAACGGCAAGGTCGCGGTCTGCGGGGTCAAGCTTTGCAACAGCGCCGGCAAGCCGATTCAGCTGCGCGGGATGAGCACGCACGGCCTCCAGTGGTACAGCCAGTGCGTCACCGGCGGGTCGCTGGACGCGCTGGCCGGTGACTGGAATGCCGACGTGGTAAGGCTTTCCATGTACATCCAGGAGGGCGGCTACGAGACCGACCCGGCGCGGTTCACCGCGATGGTGGACAAGTACATCGAGGACGCGACCGCGCGCGGCATGTACGCCATTGTGGACTGGCACATGCTCGACCCCGGCGACCCCAACTACAACCTGGGGCGGGCGAAGACCTTCTTCACCGAGATCGCGAAGAAGCACAAGGACAAGACCAATGTGCTCTACGAGATCGCGAACGAGCCCAGCGGGGTGAGCTGGTCGAAGGTGCAGAGCTATGCCGAGCAGATCATCCCGGTGATCCGTGCCCAGGACCCGGATTCTGTGGTGCTGGTCGGCACCCGAGCCTGGTCTTCGCTTGGCGTGTCGGAGGGCGCCGACGAAAAGGAGATCGTGAACAACCCCGTGCGGGCGGAGAACATCATGTACACCTTCCACTTCTACGCCGCGTCGCACGGCAGCGAGTACCTGGACACCCTTTCCCGGGCTGCGGACAAGCTGCCGATGTTCGTCACCGAGTTCGGCACGCAGACCAGTTCCGGCGACGGCGGCAACAATTTCTCCCGCTCGCAGCAGTACCTCGACCTGATGGCGGACAAGCAGATCAGCTGGAGCAATTGGAACTTCTCGGACGACGACCGGTCCGGGGCGGTGTTCAAGCCGGGCAGCTGCGAGGCGGGCTCCTGGACCGGCACCGCGCCGCTGAAGGAGGCCGGCATCTGGATCCGCGATCGGGTGCGGAGTGCGGACTCGTGGTGA
- a CDS encoding DMT family transporter, whose protein sequence is MKAAGFGIPAQFALLSLAWGSSFLFIKVGLTGLSPAQVVWARMVLGALTLAVVVVVRRRPLPRGRVIWGHLAVVALLLCVVPFLLFAWAEQHISSGLASIFNATTPLLTMIAGAVALRGERLTRAKVLGLLLGFAGVLTIVGVWRGLGAGGDLTAQLACLGATTSYGVAFGYLRRFVSPHGFDAPAHAFVQVLIGAAVLVALTPTLAGAPVHLTGPVVWSMVALGVLSTGLAYVWNNNIVAAWGAANAAAVTYLTPVVGVLLGVLLLGEPLSWHQPAGALLVIAGILVAHGRLRPAARTPARSGAEP, encoded by the coding sequence ATCAAGGCGGCCGGCTTCGGCATTCCCGCCCAGTTCGCCCTGCTCTCGCTCGCCTGGGGCTCCAGCTTCCTGTTCATCAAGGTCGGCCTGACCGGCCTCTCCCCCGCGCAGGTGGTCTGGGCGCGCATGGTGCTCGGCGCGCTCACCCTCGCCGTGGTGGTGGTCGTCCGCCGTCGCCCGCTGCCGCGCGGCCGGGTGATCTGGGGCCATCTCGCGGTCGTCGCGTTGCTGCTCTGCGTCGTGCCGTTCCTGCTGTTCGCCTGGGCCGAACAGCACATCTCCTCTGGGCTGGCCAGCATCTTCAACGCCACCACTCCCCTGCTCACCATGATCGCCGGTGCGGTGGCGCTGCGCGGGGAACGGCTCACCCGCGCGAAAGTCCTCGGACTGCTGCTGGGCTTCGCGGGCGTGCTGACCATCGTCGGCGTCTGGCGCGGGCTCGGGGCCGGCGGTGACCTGACCGCGCAGCTGGCCTGCCTCGGCGCGACCACGAGCTACGGCGTCGCCTTCGGCTATCTACGCCGTTTCGTGTCTCCGCACGGGTTCGACGCGCCGGCCCACGCGTTCGTCCAGGTGCTGATCGGCGCCGCCGTACTGGTCGCACTGACGCCAACGCTGGCCGGTGCGCCCGTGCACCTGACCGGCCCGGTGGTCTGGAGCATGGTCGCGCTCGGCGTGCTGAGCACCGGCCTCGCCTACGTGTGGAACAACAACATCGTGGCCGCTTGGGGCGCCGCCAACGCAGCCGCGGTCACCTACCTGACCCCGGTGGTCGGCGTGCTGCTCGGGGTGCTGCTGCTCGGCGAGCCGCTCAGCTGGCACCAGCCGGCGGGCGCGCTGCTGGTCATCGCCGGCATTCTGGTCGCACACGGCAGGCTCCGGCCGGCCGCCCGGACACCGGCGCGAAGCGGGGCGGAGCCGTGA
- the arc gene encoding proteasome ATPase translates to MQYDLPGGRPEDADPSDTSGAGTTPDDQARQVRFLEEEVALLRRKLTDSPRQNRVLEQRLAEASERVSQLTERNSKLVETLREARGQLLALREEVDRLAQPPSGYGVFVGSYEDGTVDVYTAGRKMRVSVSPAVELESLQRGQALRLNEALTVVEGGDFERTGEVCALREVLLPESEGGSARALVVGHADEERVVWLSEPLAGQTLKPGDSLLVDSKAGYAYERVPKAEVEDLVLEEVPDVRYEDIGGLGRQIEQIRDAVELPFLHSDLYLEYQLRPPKGVLLYGPPGCGKTLIAKAVANSLAKKVALARGDDGNANEAKSYFLNIKGPELLNKFVGETERHIRLIFQRAREKASEGTPVIVFFDEMDSIFRTRGSGVSSDVETTIVPQLLSEIDGVEGLENVIVIGASNREDMIDPAILRPGRLDVKIKIERPDAEGAKDIFSKYLLDGLPIHADDLAEFGGDTKATIDAMIQHTVERMYEESDDNRFLEVTYANGDKEVLYFRDFNSGAMIQNIVDRSKKAAIKSVLETKQPGLRVQHLLDAIVDEFAENEDLPNTTNPDDWARISGKKGERIVYIRTLVTGKNQDSGRAIDTATNTGQYL, encoded by the coding sequence ATGCAATACGACCTTCCCGGAGGTCGGCCAGAGGACGCCGACCCATCAGATACGAGTGGAGCTGGAACGACGCCGGATGACCAGGCACGGCAGGTGCGATTCCTTGAGGAGGAAGTCGCGCTCCTGCGAAGGAAACTGACCGACTCACCACGCCAGAACCGAGTGCTGGAACAGCGCCTCGCCGAGGCCTCGGAGCGGGTGAGTCAGCTCACTGAGCGAAACAGTAAGCTAGTTGAGACCTTGCGCGAGGCTCGTGGCCAGTTACTAGCTCTGCGTGAGGAGGTGGACCGGCTAGCCCAGCCGCCGAGCGGCTACGGCGTGTTCGTGGGCTCCTACGAGGACGGCACGGTCGACGTCTACACCGCAGGCAGGAAGATGCGGGTTTCGGTCTCGCCGGCGGTGGAGCTCGAGTCTCTGCAGCGCGGCCAGGCGTTGCGCCTCAACGAAGCGCTGACCGTGGTGGAAGGCGGCGACTTCGAGCGCACCGGCGAGGTGTGCGCACTGCGTGAGGTGCTGCTGCCGGAGAGCGAGGGCGGCAGCGCCAGGGCGCTTGTGGTCGGGCACGCGGACGAAGAGCGGGTGGTCTGGCTTTCCGAGCCGCTCGCCGGCCAGACGCTCAAGCCCGGTGACTCGTTGCTGGTGGACTCGAAGGCGGGCTACGCCTACGAGCGGGTGCCGAAGGCCGAGGTCGAGGACCTCGTGCTGGAGGAGGTGCCGGACGTCCGGTACGAGGACATCGGTGGGCTCGGCAGGCAGATCGAGCAGATCCGCGACGCGGTGGAGCTGCCCTTCCTGCACTCCGACCTGTACTTGGAGTACCAGCTGCGGCCGCCGAAGGGCGTGCTGCTGTACGGCCCGCCCGGCTGCGGGAAGACGCTCATCGCCAAGGCGGTGGCGAACTCCCTTGCCAAGAAGGTCGCGCTGGCCCGCGGGGACGACGGCAACGCCAACGAGGCGAAGTCCTACTTCCTCAACATCAAGGGCCCGGAGCTGCTGAACAAGTTCGTCGGTGAGACCGAGCGGCACATCCGCCTGATCTTCCAGCGGGCTCGGGAGAAGGCTTCGGAAGGCACTCCGGTCATCGTGTTCTTCGACGAGATGGACTCGATCTTCCGCACCAGGGGCAGCGGGGTGTCCTCCGACGTGGAGACCACCATCGTTCCGCAGCTGCTGTCCGAGATCGACGGTGTCGAAGGGCTGGAGAACGTCATCGTGATCGGCGCCTCCAACCGCGAGGACATGATCGACCCGGCCATCCTGCGTCCCGGCAGGCTGGACGTGAAGATCAAGATCGAGCGGCCGGACGCCGAGGGCGCCAAGGACATCTTCTCGAAGTACCTGCTGGACGGGCTGCCGATCCACGCCGACGACCTCGCCGAGTTCGGCGGGGACACCAAGGCCACGATCGACGCGATGATCCAGCACACCGTGGAGCGGATGTACGAGGAGAGCGACGACAACCGGTTCCTGGAGGTGACCTACGCCAACGGGGACAAGGAGGTGCTCTACTTCCGCGACTTCAACTCGGGCGCGATGATCCAGAACATCGTGGACCGGTCGAAGAAGGCGGCGATCAAGTCGGTGCTGGAGACCAAGCAGCCCGGCCTGCGCGTGCAGCACCTGCTGGACGCGATCGTCGACGAGTTCGCGGAGAACGAGGACCTGCCGAACACCACCAACCCGGACGACTGGGCCAGGATCTCCGGCAAGAAGGGCGAGCGGATCGTCTACATCCGCACGCTCGTCACCGGGAAGAACCAGGATTCCGGGCGGGCGATCGACACCGCGACCAACACCGGTCAGTACTTGTAA